CCTACGTGGGCAAGGAGCTCGAGGCGAAGATCATCGAGCTGGACAAGAACCGCAACAACGTGGTCCTGTCCCGCCGCGCCTGGCTGGAACAGACCCAGTCCGAGGTCCGCCAGACGTTCCTCACCACCCTGCAGAAGGGTCAGGTCCGCTCCGGCGTCGTTTCCTCGATCGTCAACTTCGGTGCCTTCGTGGACCTGGGTGGCGTCGACGGTCTCGTCCACGTCTCCGAGCTGTCCTGGAAGCACATCGACCACCCGTCCGAGGTTGTCGAGGTCGGTCAGGAAGTCACCGTCGAGGTCCTCGACGTCGACATGGACCGCGAGCGTGTCTCCCTGTCGCTGAAGGCGACGCAGGAAGACCCGTGGCAGCAGTTCGCCCGGACCCACCAGATCGGTCAGGTCGTCCCGGGTAAGGTCACCAAGCTGGTTCCGTTCGGTGCGTTCGTCCGCGTGGACGAGGGCATCGAGGGTCTGGTCCACATCTCCGAGCTGGCCGAGCGCCACGTGGAGATCCCGGAGCAGGTCGTCCAGGTCAACGACGAGATCTTCGTCAAGGTCATCGACATCGACCTCGAGCGTCGCCGGATCTCGCTGTCGCTGAAGCAGGCCAACGAGTCCTTCGGTGCCGACCCGGCGTCGGTCGAGTTCGACCCGACCCTGTACGGCATGGCCGCGTCTTACGACGACCAGGGCAACTACATCTACCCCGAGGGCTTCGACCCCGAGACCAACGACTGGCTCGAGGGCTTCGACACCCAGCGCGAGACCTGGGAGCGTCAGTACGCCGAGGCGCAGGTCCGCTTCGAGCAGCACCAGGCTCAGGTCATCAAGAGCCGCGAGGCCGACGAGGCCGCTGCTGCCGAGGGCGCTGCCGCCCCGGCCGCCGGTGGCAACGCCGGTGGTGCGAGCATCTCTGGTGGTTCGTACTCCTCGGAGTCGGACGAGACCTCGGGCGCCCTGGCCTCCGACGAGGCCCTGGCCGCGCTCCGCGAGAAGCTGGCCGGCGGCCAGAGCTGATCGCAGCGCATCACACCCCGGTGTGAGCTGAGCTGAAAGCAAGGCCCGTCCCCTCAGGGGGGCGGGCCTTGTTGCGTTCCCGTGAAAGGGGCCAACTGGGGAATGGAGCAGCCGCCTTGGACGTTGTGCGCAGAGAAGGCGGCGAGGAGGAGTGGTGGCGGTGCTTGATCCACAGGGTTTGTACGAATGGGATGCCAAGGGCCTGGCAGTGGCGGACCTGGCGCTTGCCCAGGACTCGGCCGGGCTGGTCATGCTGTACCACTTCGAGGGGTACATCGACGCCGGAGAGGCCGGGGAGCAGATCGTCGAGCGGCTGCTCGACACCCTGCCCCACCAGGTGGTGGCCCGGTTCGACGCGGACCGGCTGGTCGACTACCGCGCCCGGCGCCCGCTGCTGACGTTCCAGCGCGACCACTGGACCGAGTTCGAGGAGCCCCGGCTCGAGGTGCGCCTCGTCCAGGACGCCACCGGCGCGCCGTTCCTGCTGCTCTCCGGCCCCGAGCCGGACGTGGAGTGGGAGCGCTTCGCCGTCGCCGTCCGGCAGATCGTCGAACGCCTCGGCGTCCGGCTCTCGGTCAACTTCCACGGCATCCCGATGGGCGTCCCGCACACCCGGCCCGTCGGGATCACCCCGCACGGCAACCGGACCGACCTCATGCCGGGGCACCGCAGCCCGTTCGACGAGGCGCAGGTGCCGGGCAGTGCGGAGTCCCTGGTGGAGTTCCGGCTCGGCCAGGCCGGGCACGACGTGCTGGGCGTCGCCGCGCACGTACCGCACTACATCGCGCGCTCCCCGTACCCGGACGCCGCGCTGACGGTGCTGGAGGCGATCACGGCGGCGACCGGGCTGGTCCTGCCGGCGGTGGCGCACGCGCTGCGCACCGAGGCGCACCGCACGCAGACGGAGATCGACCGGCAGATCCGCGAGGGCGACGAGGAGCTGGTCGCCCTGGTCCAGGGGCTGGAGCACCAGTACGACGCGGCGGCCGGCGCCGAGACGCGGGGCAACATGATCGCCGAGCCGCAGGAGATCCCGTCGGCGGACGAGATCGGCCGCGAGTTCGAGCGGTTCCTGGCGGAGCGCGAGGGCGAGGGCTGAGGAGTTCGCTCCGGCGCGGCGTTCCGGCGCGGCGCTTCGGCCGGGCCGGGGGCTGTACCGGGGCCGGGGTGCGGGGTCTAGTCTGCTGGGCATGTTGAAGGTGGGCCTGACAGGCGGAATCGGTGCCGGCAAGAGCGAGGTCTCGCGGCTGCTGGCGGGGTACGGGGCGGTCGTCGTGGACGCCGACCGCATCGCGCGGGAGGTCGTCGAGCCCGGTACGCCCGGGCTGGCGGCGGTCGTGGCGGCCTTCGGGGAGTCCGTGCTGACCCCCGAGGGGGCGCTGGACCGGCCGAAGCTGGGGACGATCGTGTTCGCCGACCCGGCGAAGCTGCAGACCCTCAACGGGATCGTGCACCCGCTGGTCGGGGCCCGGTCGGCCGAGCTGCAGGCCGCCGCAGGGCCCGACGCGATCGTGCTGCACGACGTACCGCTGCTCGCGGAGAACGGCCTGGCGCCGCTGTACGACCTGGTGGTCGTGGTGGACGCAGCCCCCGAGACCCAGCTGGCCCGGCTGACCGCGCTGCGCGGGATGGCCGAGGAGGAGGCGCGGGCCCGGATGGCCGCGCAGGCGACGCGGGAGCAGCGGCTGGCGGTGGCCACGCTCGTGATCGACAACGACGGGCCGCTGGAGGCGCTGGAGCCGCAGGTGCGCAAGGTGTGGGCGGAGCTTGTCGAGCGGGCGGCAGCGGCAGGTACGGCCGGTGCCTGACGTGCACATGGAATAGCGGGCGGGGTGCGGGGCGTTGAACGCGCCTGCGTTGAATGCGCCTGCAGAGGGAAGGAACAGACCGTGTCCGACACCACGCCGCCGCCCATACCGCCGCCGCCGCCTCCGCCGTCCGGCTCGTCCCCCGAGACGCACGTCATCGACTACCGGGCCGCCGAGCACCTGCTGGCCGCGCGGGACCCGCGCGGCGCCGTGAAGCTGCTCGACTCCGTCATCGCCGCCCACC
The Streptomyces sp. NBC_01296 DNA segment above includes these coding regions:
- the rpsA gene encoding 30S ribosomal protein S1, translated to MTSSTETTATTPQVAVNDIGDEEAFLAAIDETIKYFNDGDIVDGVIVKVDRDEVLLDIGYKTEGVIPSRELSIKHDVDPNEVVKVGDEIEALVLQKEDKEGRLILSKKRAQYERAWGTIEKIKEEDGIVTGTVIEVVKGGLILDIGLRGFLPASLVEMRRVRDLQPYVGKELEAKIIELDKNRNNVVLSRRAWLEQTQSEVRQTFLTTLQKGQVRSGVVSSIVNFGAFVDLGGVDGLVHVSELSWKHIDHPSEVVEVGQEVTVEVLDVDMDRERVSLSLKATQEDPWQQFARTHQIGQVVPGKVTKLVPFGAFVRVDEGIEGLVHISELAERHVEIPEQVVQVNDEIFVKVIDIDLERRRISLSLKQANESFGADPASVEFDPTLYGMAASYDDQGNYIYPEGFDPETNDWLEGFDTQRETWERQYAEAQVRFEQHQAQVIKSREADEAAAAEGAAAPAAGGNAGGASISGGSYSSESDETSGALASDEALAALREKLAGGQS
- a CDS encoding PAC2 family protein, whose product is MLDPQGLYEWDAKGLAVADLALAQDSAGLVMLYHFEGYIDAGEAGEQIVERLLDTLPHQVVARFDADRLVDYRARRPLLTFQRDHWTEFEEPRLEVRLVQDATGAPFLLLSGPEPDVEWERFAVAVRQIVERLGVRLSVNFHGIPMGVPHTRPVGITPHGNRTDLMPGHRSPFDEAQVPGSAESLVEFRLGQAGHDVLGVAAHVPHYIARSPYPDAALTVLEAITAATGLVLPAVAHALRTEAHRTQTEIDRQIREGDEELVALVQGLEHQYDAAAGAETRGNMIAEPQEIPSADEIGREFERFLAEREGEG
- the coaE gene encoding dephospho-CoA kinase, which produces MLKVGLTGGIGAGKSEVSRLLAGYGAVVVDADRIAREVVEPGTPGLAAVVAAFGESVLTPEGALDRPKLGTIVFADPAKLQTLNGIVHPLVGARSAELQAAAGPDAIVLHDVPLLAENGLAPLYDLVVVVDAAPETQLARLTALRGMAEEEARARMAAQATREQRLAVATLVIDNDGPLEALEPQVRKVWAELVERAAAAGTAGA